Proteins from one Mycteria americana isolate JAX WOST 10 ecotype Jacksonville Zoo and Gardens chromosome 1, USCA_MyAme_1.0, whole genome shotgun sequence genomic window:
- the SFT2D2 gene encoding vesicle transport protein SFT2B — protein sequence MDKLKRVLSGRDAEEPSGLTEVIDATSLGWGTRVKGFIACFAIGCLCSLLGSCLLWVPKKGLMLFAVFYTLGNIASIGSTLFLMGPMKQLKRMFEPTRLIATIVMLLSLILTLCSAFWWHKKGLVLLFCILQFFALAWYSISFIPFARDAVKKCVSVCLS from the exons ATGGACAAGCTCAAGCGGGTGCTGAGCGGCCGCGACGCGGAGGAGCCAAGCGGCCTGACCGAG GTTATTGATGCAACTTCGTTAGGTTGGGGCACCAGAGTGAAGGGCTTCATTGCTTGTTTTGCAATAGGATGCCTGTGCTCGCTCTTG GGTAGTTGTCTGCTATGGGTACCAAAGAAAGGGCTGATGCTCTTTGCAGTGTTTTATACACTGGGGAATATTGCATCTATTGGGAG cacTCTTTTTCTTATGGGACCAATGAAACAATTGAAAAGGATGTTTGAGCCTACACGTTTGATTGCTACTATTGTTATGCTA ttGTCTCTCATACTAACACTGTGTTCTGCTTTCTGG tgGCATAAGAAAGGACTCGTGCTCCTTTTCTGTATCTTACAGTTTTTTGCCTTGGCATG GTACAGCATTTCCTTCATACCATTTGCAAG GGATGCTGTGAAGAAATGTGTTTCGGTCTGTCTGTCCTAA
- the TIPRL gene encoding TIP41-like protein: MHPVFQSSRRDFTFGPWKLSAARTHIMKSAQAERLADELHMPSLPEMMFGDNILRIQHDRGFGIEFNATDALKCVNNCQGMIKVACAEEWQESRSETEHTKEVVKPYDWTYTTDYKGTLLGDTATLKVVPTTEHINTEKLKAREQIMFFEEVLLFEDELHDHGVSSLSVKIRVMPSSFFVLLRFFLRVDGVLIRMNDTRLHHEADKAYMLREYTSRESKISSLKHVPPSLFTEPNEISQYLPIKETICEKLEFPEKLEPKPEASLETMCVKSK; the protein is encoded by the exons ATGCACCCTGTTTTCCAGAGCAGCCGGCGCGACTTCACCTTCGGGCCGTGGAAGCTGAGCGCTGCCCGGACGCACATCATGAAGTCGGCGCAGGCCGAGAG atTGGCTGATGAATTACACATGCCTTCCCTGCCAGAGATGATGTTTGGAGACAATATCCTAAGAATACAGCATGATCGTGGTTTTGGAATTGAGTTCAATGCAACAGATGCTTTAAAATGTGTCAATAATTGTCAAGGTATGATCAAAGTGGCTTGTGCAGAGGAGTGGCAAGAGAGCAG GAGTGAGACTGAGCACACCAAGGAAGTTGTCAAGCCATATGATTGGACTTACACAACAGACTACAAAGGAACGTTGCTGGGAGATACTGCAACATTAAAG gTTGTTCCTACAACAGAACacataaatacagagaaattgaAAGCTAGGGAACAAATTATGTTTTTTGAAGAAGTACTTCTGTTTGAAGATGAACTTCACGATCATGGAGTATCAAGTTTGAGTGTAAAAATA agagTTATGCCTTCCAGCTTTTTTGTGCTGTTGAGGTTTTTCTTGCGAGTTGATGGGGTACTTATCAGGATGAATGATACAAGGCTTCATCATGAG gCTGATAAGGCCTACATGTTGCGAGAATATACAtccagagaaagcaaaatatcaaGTTTAAAg CACGTCCCACCTTCACTGTTCACGGAACCTAACGAGATCTCTCAGTATCTACCCATAAAGGAGACAATCTGTGAAAAACTAGAATTCCCAGAGAAGCTGGAGCCTAAACCAGAAGCATCACTGGAAACCATGTGTGTTAAGTCTAAATAA